A window of the Thalassospira indica genome harbors these coding sequences:
- a CDS encoding DUF1289 domain-containing protein, whose protein sequence is MIAARETAFYGRKLDCFLPFTFWRPFFMPVKSPCIGTCVLDQKSGHCMGCFRTGDEIGSWMTLSDGAKKRVIASAQKRKANTPAKSNQD, encoded by the coding sequence TTGATTGCTGCGCGCGAAACTGCTTTTTATGGCAGGAAGCTTGATTGCTTCCTGCCATTTACGTTTTGGAGACCTTTTTTCATGCCCGTCAAATCCCCCTGCATCGGCACATGTGTGCTGGACCAGAAATCGGGCCATTGCATGGGATGTTTTCGTACCGGCGATGAAATCGGTTCGTGGATGACCCTGAGTGACGGCGCAAAGAAGCGGGTTATCGCCAGCGCGCAGAAGCGCAAGGCCAACACTCCCGCCAAGTCCAATCAAGACTGA
- a CDS encoding HugZ family protein, producing MSASTASATSLRHLMRTANHATLATIAVGHKQVTDGWPVASMVVPAIYIDGTPLLLISELADHTRHILADDQVSLLFTPPPTLADGDAMIETDTARLTVFGRAVRDDTPAIRACYLRANPDAAQYADFADFGFYRVSVDAAYWVGGFGKQRRLSGDKLILPNCKALIDGHDGIVAHMNADHMDALSGIVGHFTTADPNGGWQMQSIDCDGMVLTANSVDTAPLRIDFPTPVRTPDEAREILVKMCKIWRA from the coding sequence ATGTCAGCAAGCACAGCTTCTGCAACATCACTGCGTCATTTGATGCGCACAGCAAACCACGCGACCCTGGCGACAATTGCTGTTGGCCACAAGCAGGTCACAGATGGCTGGCCCGTCGCCTCGATGGTCGTTCCGGCCATTTATATTGATGGCACACCGCTGTTGCTGATTTCCGAACTGGCAGATCACACCCGTCACATTCTGGCCGATGATCAGGTTTCCCTTTTGTTTACCCCGCCACCAACTTTGGCAGACGGGGACGCGATGATTGAAACGGATACGGCGCGGCTGACCGTGTTTGGTCGTGCTGTGCGCGATGATACCCCGGCAATTCGCGCCTGCTATCTGCGCGCCAATCCGGATGCTGCCCAATATGCCGATTTTGCTGATTTCGGGTTCTATCGGGTTTCTGTCGATGCAGCCTACTGGGTGGGCGGATTTGGCAAACAACGCCGCCTTTCGGGTGATAAACTGATCCTGCCAAACTGTAAGGCACTGATCGACGGCCATGACGGGATCGTCGCCCATATGAATGCCGATCATATGGATGCCCTGTCTGGCATTGTTGGTCACTTCACCACTGCCGATCCCAACGGCGGCTGGCAGATGCAATCCATCGATTGCGATGGCATGGTTCTGACCGCCAATTCGGTCGATACCGCACCGCTTAGAATCGACTTCCCGACCCCGGTCCGAACGCCGGACGAGGCACGCGAAATTTTGGTCAAAATGTGCAAAATATGGCGCGCATAA
- a CDS encoding phosphoenolpyruvate carboxykinase gives MLQSGPVVSRVGLETHGLKNLGAVHWNLDAAGLYEHAIRRNEGKIAKGGAFVALTGEHTGRSPLDRFIVEEESTKADIDWGDVNRPVSPEVFERLYQKVRAYFQGTELFVQDCYAGSDPRFRLPVRVINENAWHNLFARNMFIQPQKEELRDFAPEFTILHAPGLQADPQDDGTRSEVFVMVSFERKMVIIGGTWYAGEMKKSIFSVLNHILPAKGVMPMHCSANMGKDGDTAVFFGLSGTGKTTLSADASRTLIGDDEHGWGEDGVFNFEGGCYAKVIKLSKEAEPEIFATTERFGTVLENVVMNKQSRELDLDDARHTENTRSSYPIEFIPNASETGRGGHPKNIIMLTCDAFGVLPPIAKLSSAQAMYHFLSGYTAKVAGTEKGVKEPTAAFSACFGAPFMPRHPSVYAKLLGEMMEKHEANCWLVNTGWSGGGYGVGSRMKIAYTRGLLNAALNGELESAEFATDPYFGLAYPTACGDIPAEVLNPRESWKDKAAYDKAATNLTGLFEKNFAKFEEHVTDDVREAAIRNSAEVKAAE, from the coding sequence GTGCTGCAATCAGGACCCGTTGTCAGCCGTGTAGGCCTTGAAACCCATGGCCTCAAAAACCTTGGCGCCGTTCACTGGAACCTTGACGCTGCCGGCCTTTATGAACATGCGATCCGTCGCAATGAAGGTAAAATCGCCAAAGGCGGTGCCTTCGTCGCCCTTACCGGCGAACATACCGGCCGTTCCCCGCTGGATCGCTTCATCGTCGAAGAAGAAAGCACCAAGGCAGATATCGATTGGGGCGATGTAAACCGCCCGGTCAGCCCGGAAGTATTTGAGCGCCTCTATCAGAAAGTGCGCGCATATTTTCAGGGCACCGAACTGTTCGTTCAGGATTGCTATGCCGGTTCCGATCCGCGTTTCCGCCTGCCGGTTCGCGTAATCAACGAAAACGCATGGCATAACCTTTTCGCCCGCAACATGTTCATCCAGCCGCAGAAAGAAGAACTGCGCGACTTCGCGCCGGAATTCACCATTCTGCATGCACCGGGCCTTCAGGCCGACCCGCAAGACGACGGCACCCGCTCCGAAGTCTTCGTGATGGTCAGTTTTGAACGCAAAATGGTCATCATCGGCGGCACTTGGTATGCCGGCGAAATGAAGAAATCGATCTTCTCGGTTCTTAACCACATTCTTCCGGCCAAGGGCGTCATGCCGATGCATTGCTCGGCCAATATGGGCAAGGATGGTGACACCGCCGTCTTCTTTGGCCTGTCGGGGACCGGTAAAACCACCCTGTCTGCCGATGCATCGCGCACCCTGATTGGGGATGACGAGCACGGCTGGGGCGAAGACGGCGTCTTTAACTTCGAAGGCGGCTGCTACGCCAAGGTCATCAAGCTCTCCAAGGAAGCCGAGCCGGAAATCTTCGCAACGACCGAGCGTTTCGGCACCGTTCTTGAAAACGTTGTGATGAACAAGCAATCGCGCGAGCTTGATCTCGACGATGCCCGTCACACCGAAAATACCCGTTCTTCCTATCCGATCGAATTCATTCCGAATGCGTCGGAAACCGGTCGTGGCGGCCATCCGAAAAACATCATCATGCTGACCTGTGATGCCTTTGGCGTTCTGCCGCCGATCGCAAAACTGTCCTCGGCACAGGCGATGTATCACTTCCTGTCGGGCTATACCGCAAAAGTTGCTGGCACCGAAAAGGGTGTCAAGGAACCGACTGCTGCGTTCTCTGCCTGCTTTGGTGCGCCGTTCATGCCGCGTCATCCCTCGGTTTACGCCAAGCTGCTTGGCGAAATGATGGAAAAACACGAAGCCAATTGCTGGCTGGTCAATACCGGCTGGTCCGGTGGTGGCTATGGTGTTGGGTCGCGCATGAAGATTGCCTACACCCGTGGCCTGCTGAATGCCGCGCTCAATGGCGAGCTGGAAAGTGCCGAATTTGCGACCGATCCGTATTTCGGTCTGGCATATCCGACTGCTTGTGGTGACATCCCGGCAGAAGTTCTGAACCCGCGCGAAAGCTGGAAAGACAAGGCTGCCTATGACAAGGCTGCCACCAACCTGACCGGCCTGTTTGAAAAGAACTTCGCGAAGTTTGAAGAACATGTCACCGACGATGTCCGCGAAGCTGCCATCCGCAACAGCGCGGAAGTCAAAGCCGCCGAATAA
- a CDS encoding substrate-binding periplasmic protein produces MGKWAGIISYVPLRCSAFGARQHLRICTNIIYLTLAALVLLGTISMASAQNTLIPPAGNQRTVTLACNPFPPSKIAQNAALPGYDIEILRAAFATRNITLITPFYPWRRAYFLASTGQVDGLCSCSYLPEREEDMFYSYLLGHVGVAFYAFGKTALQSLEKISDARNMIIGVVSGYSLESTARAAGLDVMVVNNEATLLNMLLSRRIDAALSYKAPMEYELHHSQHAITDIAMVRSKVISNNPYFACISRKARDPKTLLRELNNGLVAIRENGLFDKILARYGLTSEDSKN; encoded by the coding sequence GTGGGAAAGTGGGCCGGTATTATTTCATATGTGCCTTTGCGCTGCTCTGCTTTCGGCGCACGCCAACACCTGAGAATCTGCACCAATATCATTTACCTGACCCTTGCTGCCTTGGTCCTGCTAGGCACGATCAGCATGGCATCGGCCCAGAACACCCTGATCCCCCCCGCTGGCAACCAGCGTACCGTCACACTGGCGTGCAATCCGTTCCCACCCTCAAAAATTGCCCAGAATGCCGCTTTACCGGGCTATGACATCGAAATATTGCGCGCCGCATTTGCCACGCGCAACATCACCCTGATCACACCATTTTACCCTTGGCGACGGGCTTATTTCCTTGCCAGTACCGGACAGGTTGATGGTCTGTGTTCGTGCAGTTACCTGCCTGAACGCGAAGAGGATATGTTTTATTCCTACCTACTCGGCCATGTCGGGGTCGCGTTCTATGCCTTTGGGAAGACCGCCCTGCAATCGCTTGAAAAGATTTCCGATGCCAGAAACATGATCATTGGTGTGGTCAGCGGTTACAGCCTTGAGTCAACCGCCCGTGCAGCCGGGCTTGATGTTATGGTGGTCAATAACGAGGCCACCCTTCTTAATATGCTGCTGTCACGCCGTATCGATGCCGCCCTGTCCTACAAGGCGCCGATGGAATACGAACTGCATCATTCGCAACACGCCATCACCGATATCGCGATGGTCCGTTCCAAGGTGATTTCCAACAATCCCTATTTTGCCTGCATCTCGCGCAAAGCAAGGGACCCAAAGACATTGCTCAGGGAACTGAACAACGGGCTTGTGGCGATCCGGGAAAACGGTCTGTTTGACAAAATCCTCGCCCGATATGGCCTGACTTCCGAGGACAGCAAAAACTGA
- a CDS encoding EAL domain-containing protein: MDKLIKARTTELRNERNRFAALAFVWGDLLLELDGDLRIVFASGASDGILGHRPQDLSGKSFIQFLAKQYRPLVTEMLRVARRRGRMDNIQVRFNQQADMLSPPVSMSGYFLPDLGDHFFVALRVAINALSPDVAASLQRDNATGLLDEESLSKVVTERLVAQRETGAEHKFTLMTLNAFDPLCQRMQQIERAELMASVGAFLRAHSVAGDTAGRLGTERFGMLHRPDVPIGELEKRIAECVRDADPTGVGIEVSSSVTDFTAELIPPGDLARGVLYSIRRFCDRQEHSFTFSRLMGQADNLVNNTFSAMQDFGTRVDQLKFDTVYQPIVRLPNAEIHHFEVLVRFYDDDGKLIPTQELVSFAEQVNMVHRLDLAMLRRNLKWISAQLDQGITARVAVNISGHSLGNPDFCRSVIALFERHREALGQLMLEITETAEITDIDMAAKWIARFREFGVEICLDDFGTGASNFRYLSAMDIDYVKIDGESIRQSTKTAKGLAFLRSLVDLCHDINVEVVAEMIETDKMRELVTKAGFDYAQGYLFGKPEADITLYWRDSVYKR, from the coding sequence TTGGATAAACTTATAAAGGCGCGAACAACCGAACTGCGCAATGAGAGAAACCGCTTTGCGGCATTGGCCTTTGTCTGGGGGGATCTTCTTCTGGAACTGGACGGGGATCTGCGCATTGTTTTTGCATCTGGCGCATCGGACGGGATTTTGGGGCATCGGCCGCAAGACCTGTCGGGGAAGTCGTTTATCCAATTCCTGGCAAAACAGTATCGCCCGCTGGTGACAGAGATGTTGCGGGTCGCGCGCCGTCGCGGGCGCATGGACAATATTCAGGTCCGCTTCAATCAGCAGGCCGACATGTTAAGCCCGCCGGTTTCCATGAGTGGCTATTTCCTGCCCGATCTTGGCGATCATTTCTTTGTCGCGCTCAGAGTTGCGATCAATGCCCTGTCGCCTGATGTTGCTGCCAGCCTTCAGCGCGACAATGCCACGGGCCTTCTGGATGAAGAAAGCCTGTCAAAGGTTGTGACCGAACGGCTTGTTGCGCAACGCGAAACCGGGGCTGAGCATAAATTTACCCTGATGACGCTCAATGCCTTTGACCCGCTTTGTCAGCGGATGCAACAGATAGAGCGCGCAGAACTGATGGCCAGTGTCGGGGCGTTTTTGCGAGCTCATTCGGTTGCCGGTGACACCGCCGGACGGCTGGGGACCGAGCGGTTTGGCATGTTGCACCGTCCCGATGTTCCGATTGGCGAACTTGAAAAGCGAATCGCGGAATGTGTGCGCGATGCCGATCCGACCGGGGTTGGCATCGAGGTCAGTTCATCGGTGACCGATTTTACCGCCGAGCTGATCCCACCGGGCGACCTAGCGCGCGGTGTTTTGTATTCCATCCGGCGGTTCTGTGACCGGCAGGAGCACAGCTTTACGTTTTCGCGCCTGATGGGTCAGGCGGATAATCTGGTCAACAATACCTTTTCGGCGATGCAGGATTTTGGCACCCGGGTCGATCAGTTGAAGTTCGATACGGTGTATCAGCCGATCGTGCGCCTGCCGAATGCGGAAATCCATCATTTCGAAGTGCTGGTAAGGTTCTATGACGATGATGGCAAACTGATCCCGACACAGGAACTGGTCAGCTTTGCCGAGCAGGTCAATATGGTCCATCGTCTTGATCTGGCGATGTTGCGCCGAAACCTTAAATGGATCAGCGCCCAGCTTGATCAGGGGATAACAGCCCGGGTTGCTGTGAATATTTCCGGCCATTCGTTGGGAAATCCGGATTTTTGCCGGTCTGTGATCGCACTGTTTGAGCGCCATCGCGAAGCACTTGGCCAATTGATGCTTGAGATCACCGAAACCGCCGAAATCACAGATATCGATATGGCGGCAAAATGGATTGCCCGTTTCCGTGAATTCGGGGTCGAGATCTGCCTTGATGATTTCGGGACCGGTGCGTCGAACTTCCGGTATCTCAGCGCAATGGATATCGATTATGTAAAGATTGACGGCGAATCAATCCGGCAATCGACCAAGACGGCCAAGGGGCTGGCGTTCCTGCGATCGCTTGTCGATCTGTGTCACGATATCAATGTCGAGGTTGTCGCCGAGATGATCGAGACAGACAAGATGCGCGAACTTGTGACCAAGGCCGGTTTTGACTATGCTCAGGGCTATCTTTTCGGCAAGCCAGAGGCCGACATTACGCTTTATTGGCGTGATTCTGTTTACAAGCGATGA
- a CDS encoding pyrimidine 5'-nucleotidase: MTTAAKSRSALPRLDDDSVLIFDLDNTLYPAACNLFSQVSDLIGQYVRDALKLEADEAYRVQKDYFHRYGTTLHGLMTEHEVDPADYLAKVHDIDLSVVAPAPDLALALDDLPGRKLIFTNASRGHAERVMDRLGIADHFETIFDIVDAQYIPKPKQEPYDLLLARDGIDPTRAVYFEDMAKNLLPAKDMGMTTVWVHTDLEWAQAGRDDPRIDHETDDLVGFLRGLNTGS, translated from the coding sequence ATGACCACCGCCGCGAAAAGCAGATCCGCATTGCCCCGTCTTGACGATGACAGCGTGCTGATCTTTGATCTCGACAACACGCTCTATCCTGCGGCCTGCAATCTGTTTTCACAGGTTTCCGACCTGATCGGGCAATATGTCCGCGATGCGCTTAAGCTTGAGGCCGATGAAGCCTATCGGGTGCAAAAGGATTATTTCCATCGCTATGGCACTACCTTGCACGGGCTGATGACCGAACATGAAGTCGACCCGGCCGATTATCTTGCCAAGGTGCATGACATTGATCTGTCGGTCGTGGCACCCGCACCGGATCTTGCCCTTGCGCTTGATGACCTTCCGGGTCGCAAACTGATTTTCACCAATGCATCGCGCGGCCATGCCGAACGGGTGATGGATCGGCTTGGCATTGCCGATCATTTCGAAACCATCTTTGACATTGTCGATGCGCAATACATTCCCAAGCCCAAGCAGGAACCCTATGACCTGTTGCTGGCGCGCGATGGCATCGACCCGACCCGCGCGGTCTATTTCGAAGACATGGCCAAAAACCTTCTGCCGGCCAAGGATATGGGCATGACCACCGTCTGGGTGCATACCGATCTTGAATGGGCGCAGGCCGGTCGCGATGATCCGCGCATTGATCATGAAACGGATGATCTTGTCGGCTTCTTGCGCGGGCTTAACACCGGATCGTAA
- the dapD gene encoding 2,3,4,5-tetrahydropyridine-2,6-dicarboxylate N-succinyltransferase — MNRTELEGVINVAWENRDEINSSTQGEIRKAVEQTLNAMDSGELRVAEKTSGKWVVNQWAKKAVLLSFRLNDMTTIAGGPGENTNWWDKVPSKFEGWGEAEFKQAGFRAVPGSIVRRSAYVAPGTVLMPSFVNLGAYVDTGVMVDTWATVGSCAQIGKNVHLSGGAGIGGVLEPLQAGPVIIEDNAFIGARSEIVEGVIVEEGAVISMGVFIGASTKIIDRTTGETFVGRVPAYSVVVPGSIPGKPLPDGTPGPSLYCAVIIKRVDEKTRSKTSINELLRD, encoded by the coding sequence ATGAACAGAACCGAGCTTGAAGGCGTGATCAACGTCGCATGGGAAAACCGCGACGAGATTAACTCCTCTACCCAGGGTGAAATCCGCAAGGCTGTTGAACAGACGCTCAATGCCATGGATTCCGGCGAACTGCGTGTTGCCGAAAAAACCAGCGGCAAATGGGTTGTCAATCAGTGGGCGAAAAAGGCGGTTCTGCTGTCCTTCCGTCTCAATGACATGACCACCATCGCAGGTGGCCCGGGCGAAAACACCAACTGGTGGGACAAGGTCCCGTCGAAATTCGAAGGCTGGGGCGAAGCCGAATTCAAACAGGCCGGTTTCCGCGCCGTTCCAGGCAGCATTGTGCGCCGTTCGGCCTATGTCGCACCGGGCACCGTTTTGATGCCGTCATTCGTTAACCTTGGCGCCTATGTCGATACCGGCGTTATGGTCGACACGTGGGCGACGGTTGGATCCTGCGCACAGATCGGCAAAAACGTTCACCTGTCGGGTGGTGCGGGCATCGGTGGCGTGCTTGAACCGCTTCAGGCCGGCCCGGTCATCATCGAAGACAATGCCTTTATCGGTGCCCGTTCGGAAATCGTCGAAGGTGTCATCGTCGAAGAAGGTGCCGTCATTTCGATGGGTGTCTTTATCGGCGCATCAACCAAAATCATCGACCGCACCACCGGCGAAACCTTTGTCGGTCGTGTCCCGGCTTATTCCGTCGTCGTGCCGGGCAGCATTCCGGGCAAGCCGCTTCCGGATGGTACGCCGGGGCCGAGCCTGTATTGCGCGGTCATCATCAAACGCGTTGATGAAAAGACCCGCTCGAAAACCTCGATCAATGAGCTGCTGCGCGACTGA
- the dapE gene encoding succinyl-diaminopimelate desuccinylase, producing the protein MSTALELAQSLIRCPSVTPADEGALDVLQKALEARGFTCTRKVFDGDGSDTIDNLYARLGTKGRNFCFAGHTDVVPAGDSAAWTVDPFGGEVKDGRLFGRGAVDMKTGIACFVGAVDAFLAANPDFDESISFLITGDEEADAINGTVKLVEWCDQQGEKFDACLVGEPTNPKYLGEMMKVGRRGSITGWLTVYGAQGHVAYPHLADNPVPRMLKTLDVLNSRELDQGTDHFQPSNLEITTVDAGNTATNVVPAKVSAAFNIRFNDQHTGADLKKWIEDVCAEHAGAHDLKVKISGEAFLSNPGKLANLIADASEKITGKRPEMSTTGGTSDARFIQKYTEVAEFGLVGQSMHKVDEHAMVDDIENLVKIYAEILSGFYD; encoded by the coding sequence ATGTCGACCGCCCTTGAACTTGCACAATCCCTGATCCGCTGCCCGTCGGTCACCCCGGCTGATGAAGGCGCGCTTGATGTGTTGCAAAAGGCGCTTGAGGCCCGCGGCTTTACCTGCACACGCAAGGTTTTCGATGGCGATGGCAGTGACACGATTGACAATCTCTATGCCCGCCTTGGCACCAAGGGCCGCAATTTCTGTTTCGCCGGTCATACCGATGTTGTCCCGGCTGGCGACAGTGCCGCATGGACCGTCGATCCGTTTGGCGGCGAGGTCAAAGATGGTCGTCTGTTTGGCCGTGGGGCTGTGGATATGAAAACCGGCATTGCCTGCTTTGTCGGTGCAGTTGACGCCTTCCTTGCCGCCAACCCGGATTTCGATGAATCGATCAGTTTTCTCATCACCGGCGATGAAGAGGCCGATGCGATCAATGGCACGGTCAAGCTGGTCGAATGGTGCGATCAGCAGGGCGAAAAATTTGATGCCTGTCTGGTCGGCGAACCGACCAACCCGAAATATCTGGGCGAGATGATGAAAGTCGGGCGACGGGGCTCGATCACCGGCTGGCTGACGGTTTATGGCGCGCAGGGTCATGTGGCTTATCCGCATCTGGCCGACAATCCGGTTCCGCGCATGCTCAAAACGCTGGATGTGCTCAATTCCCGTGAGCTGGATCAGGGCACGGATCATTTCCAGCCCAGCAACCTTGAAATCACCACGGTTGATGCGGGGAATACCGCAACCAACGTCGTACCTGCCAAGGTCAGTGCGGCGTTTAACATCCGCTTTAACGATCAACACACAGGTGCCGATCTTAAAAAATGGATCGAGGATGTCTGTGCCGAGCATGCCGGCGCGCACGATCTCAAAGTCAAGATTTCCGGCGAGGCCTTCCTGTCCAATCCGGGCAAACTCGCCAACCTGATTGCTGATGCGTCGGAAAAAATCACTGGCAAGCGACCTGAAATGAGCACGACCGGCGGCACATCAGATGCCCGCTTCATCCAGAAATATACCGAAGTCGCCGAATTCGGTCTGGTCGGGCAAAGCATGCACAAGGTCGATGAGCACGCCATGGTCGATGACATCGAAAACCTTGTGAAAATCTATGCCGAAATCCTGTCGGGCTTTTACGACTGA
- a CDS encoding TetR/AcrR family transcriptional regulator: MTSDYVMEFEMPYAPTHKPKTRIRIVNAASALFKKHGFENVTIDQVMAAAGLTRGGFYAHFKNKEALFVACVENGMSLLSSPVLAKLRKAELSGSDWVTSFAELYLSRVHIDNPELGCALPTLSSEVSRSGDQARSAFSKLIDQASGKLAWKLAKEDGVPGMDKPVPVDGESVLPDVPDGYRTEATSMLAMLVGAVVLSRAVDDETADDILTSTRKTILQSRDRLCAKAGQKTA; the protein is encoded by the coding sequence ATGACGTCCGATTACGTGATGGAGTTCGAAATGCCCTATGCGCCGACGCACAAGCCCAAAACCCGCATTCGCATCGTCAATGCGGCAAGTGCGCTGTTTAAAAAGCACGGGTTTGAAAATGTCACGATTGATCAGGTCATGGCAGCGGCCGGGCTGACCCGCGGCGGGTTCTATGCCCACTTCAAGAACAAGGAAGCCCTGTTTGTTGCCTGCGTTGAAAACGGCATGTCGCTTTTGTCATCGCCCGTGCTGGCAAAATTGCGCAAGGCCGAGCTGTCCGGAAGCGACTGGGTGACATCCTTTGCCGAACTCTATCTGTCACGGGTGCATATCGATAACCCCGAACTTGGATGTGCGCTGCCAACCCTGTCGTCCGAAGTCTCACGCTCCGGCGATCAGGCGCGTTCGGCGTTTTCAAAACTGATTGATCAGGCATCGGGAAAACTTGCCTGGAAACTGGCAAAGGAAGACGGTGTTCCGGGTATGGATAAACCTGTCCCGGTCGATGGTGAGTCCGTACTGCCAGATGTTCCTGATGGTTACCGCACCGAAGCCACATCTATGCTGGCGATGCTGGTCGGGGCAGTTGTTCTGAGCCGTGCAGTCGATGACGAGACGGCCGACGATATCCTGACCTCTACGCGCAAGACAATCCTGCAATCGCGAGATCGCCTATGCGCGAAGGCTGGTCAGAAAACCGCCTGA
- a CDS encoding glutathione S-transferase family protein: protein MSDVTIIGMPRSNLTRTVRIACLEKEIPFAFSSRNVQPPGHPPTPAVLHNNPFGKVPVLTHGPFVLYETAAICRYIDDNFPGPLLRPVHAEKAARMNQWISVAMTRLDPDIIRNFVIPMFFADDVKRRDPEFTTRMNEMADRIRHDLSVLDAAYGYGWVCGDRFTIPDMMIMPMMHYLNAMPGGPEMLANAPNVADAFRRFKARSSAAQTDPLLPEKLLKSA from the coding sequence ATGTCGGATGTCACAATTATCGGAATGCCGCGCAGTAACCTGACACGCACAGTTCGCATTGCCTGTCTGGAAAAGGAAATACCGTTCGCGTTCAGCAGCCGGAATGTCCAGCCACCCGGCCATCCGCCAACACCGGCAGTTTTGCACAACAACCCGTTTGGCAAGGTGCCGGTGCTGACCCACGGGCCGTTCGTGCTTTATGAAACCGCCGCCATTTGCCGCTATATTGATGATAATTTCCCCGGGCCGTTATTGCGCCCGGTGCATGCCGAAAAAGCGGCCCGGATGAACCAGTGGATCAGTGTCGCCATGACCCGGCTTGATCCGGACATCATCCGCAATTTCGTTATTCCGATGTTTTTTGCCGATGATGTCAAACGTCGCGACCCGGAATTTACCACCCGTATGAACGAGATGGCGGACCGCATCCGTCACGATCTTTCTGTCCTTGATGCTGCTTATGGCTATGGCTGGGTTTGTGGCGACCGTTTCACCATTCCCGACATGATGATCATGCCGATGATGCATTATCTGAACGCGATGCCGGGCGGCCCTGAAATGTTGGCAAACGCGCCCAATGTCGCCGATGCCTTTAGGCGCTTCAAGGCGCGAAGTTCTGCGGCCCAGACCGATCCGCTTTTGCCAGAAAAGCTTTTGAAATCAGCCTGA
- a CDS encoding glutathione S-transferase family protein gives MILNDYLMSGNGYKVRLLLSMLGQPFEYVERDIMKGETHTPEYLEKVNPNGKIPALVLDDGRTLAESNAILIYLAEGTNFIPEDAYDRADMMSWLFFEQYDHEPNVAVLISWYAIKGLPEHADILEPMKQAGAKRALDLMEKRLSGHNWLVGDALTIADISLYAYTHRAELGKISLAPYPGIRAWLDRMTAVPGYVPITWTP, from the coding sequence ATGATTTTGAACGACTATTTGATGTCGGGAAACGGCTATAAGGTCCGTTTGCTGCTTTCGATGCTGGGTCAACCGTTTGAATATGTCGAACGCGACATCATGAAAGGCGAAACCCACACGCCCGAATACCTTGAAAAGGTCAACCCGAACGGCAAAATTCCAGCCCTCGTCCTGGATGACGGAAGGACCCTTGCCGAAAGCAACGCCATTCTGATCTATCTGGCCGAAGGCACCAATTTCATCCCCGAGGATGCCTATGACCGGGCCGATATGATGAGCTGGTTGTTCTTTGAACAGTATGACCATGAACCGAACGTCGCCGTTCTGATTTCATGGTATGCGATCAAGGGCCTGCCGGAACATGCCGATATCCTTGAACCGATGAAACAGGCAGGGGCCAAGCGTGCGCTTGATCTGATGGAAAAGCGTCTTTCAGGGCATAACTGGCTGGTGGGCGATGCGCTTACCATCGCCGATATCTCGCTTTATGCCTACACGCACCGGGCCGAGCTTGGCAAAATCAGTCTGGCACCCTATCCAGGCATTCGCGCCTGGCTTGACCGGATGACGGCGGTTCCGGGCTATGTACCGATCACCTGGACGCCTTAA